A genomic stretch from Desulfurococcaceae archaeon MEX13E-LK6-19 includes:
- a CDS encoding NADH:ubiquinone oxidoreductase, with protein MSNSKYLKKSIWVFHLNTGSCNACDIEILDVLTPYFDAERFGVKLVTSPRHADVLLLTGPITQESLPKVIKVIEATPRPRIILALGSCAVGGGIWHDTYSTIGGVPELLKILDNLRIEVDGVYYVPGCPVRPESIIYAIALIKGLAEKKISKKVKKVAR; from the coding sequence GTGAGCAACAGTAAGTATCTTAAGAAAAGCATATGGGTGTTCCATCTTAATACTGGTAGTTGTAATGCTTGTGATATTGAGATACTTGATGTACTAACACCATACTTTGATGCTGAGCGATTCGGTGTGAAACTGGTTACAAGCCCTCGTCATGCCGATGTCTTGTTGTTAACAGGCCCGATAACTCAGGAGTCTTTGCCTAAGGTGATCAAGGTTATTGAGGCAACGCCAAGACCGAGAATAATACTTGCTTTAGGGTCTTGTGCAGTAGGGGGAGGCATTTGGCATGATACTTATTCAACAATAGGAGGCGTCCCCGAACTCTTGAAAATACTTGATAATCTTAGAATAGAAGTTGATGGAGTATATTATGTGCCGGGATGTCCTGTAAGACCTGAATCGATTATTTATGCTATTGCCTTAATTAAGGGGCTTGCTGAAAAGAAAATTAGTAAGAAAGTGAAGAAAGTTGCCAGATAG
- a CDS encoding 4Fe-4S binding protein, with translation MGWNGLFKTLVKKLGPLKALIIASEAGRVTRKYPFEPPLISEEFRGKIEIDENKCIGCGACVNVCPPNALTMEQDNDTKVLKYFIGRCIYCWRCIDVCPTGAIRGTLEFELATNNIDDLHEMVVHEVVKCRVCGKPVTTIAMKDFVLEKTRYAEEYIDLDPYCRKEKFIKAIEGRFGYREQQ, from the coding sequence ATGGGGTGGAATGGGTTGTTCAAGACTCTAGTTAAGAAATTGGGTCCTCTAAAAGCACTTATTATAGCAAGTGAAGCAGGTAGGGTAACTCGTAAATACCCATTTGAACCTCCATTGATTTCTGAGGAATTCAGAGGTAAAATAGAGATAGATGAGAATAAGTGTATAGGTTGTGGTGCATGTGTTAACGTGTGTCCACCTAATGCATTAACTATGGAGCAAGATAATGACACAAAAGTGCTCAAGTACTTTATAGGAAGATGTATTTACTGTTGGCGCTGTATTGATGTGTGTCCTACCGGTGCCATTAGGGGGACGCTAGAGTTTGAGCTTGCAACTAATAATATTGATGATCTACATGAAATGGTTGTTCATGAAGTTGTTAAATGTAGAGTATGTGGCAAACCTGTTACAACAATTGCTATGAAGGATTTTGTTCTCGAGAAAACGCGTTATGCAGAGGAATATATTGATCTTGACCCGTATTGTAGGAAGGAAAAGTTCATAAAAGCAATAGAAGGGAGGTTTGGTTACCGTGAGCAACAGTAA